A single Anopheles arabiensis isolate DONGOLA chromosome X, AaraD3, whole genome shotgun sequence DNA region contains:
- the LOC120906713 gene encoding synaptic vesicle glycoprotein 2B-like, translating into MDTKPTESKTLPPAQARPVTLEEAFLMTKFGLYNLCLIAISGIILAAVLLETLGISYVLPVAECDLLLTTREKGVLSAISFAGIICSSHLWGFLADTRGRRAIILPTLFLAFASSALSSLTTNFWLITVMRFLTGFFISGPSATIYAYLGEFHGKRNCSRAIMGASFVFGLGSILLPLIAWSIINQEWELAIPLLGIVYRPWRLFLVVCALPSFVAALVLLGLPESPKYLLARGREQETIAVLRSMYRWNAGRKDPPLALTGVLQETEAQQTKVRREEAASGKSMVGLLKQMWYQTAPLFMGSYLKRTAILCVLQFGIYLTSSGMYMFFPDILNRIAEQQGKGVERTTVCNAVYATRFDIQELAGLGGNGTARSDLCHQKLDISAYEHSFVLEAIYALGFAVIGLIINAVGRLPILVFIFALCGTCGVLIVFIDLPLLAIWFYLILLTCGFCISVVNACTIDLYPTNLRAMAVCISLMFGRLGSIVGSNLVGFLLDTHCELTFWISGLLLVGCGVLSFFIPNIYKRNVSEDRLSVSSR; encoded by the exons ATGGACACTAAACCGACAG aaTCGAAGACACTGCCCCCTGCCCAGGCACGTCCCGTAACGCTGGAGGAGGCATTCCTAATGACGA AGTTTGGGCTGTACAATCTGTGCCTGATCGCCATTTCCGGCATCATCTTGGCAGCCGTGCTGCTCGAAACGCTTGGCATTAGTTACGTGCTGCCAGTGGCCGAGTGCGACCTGCTGCTGACCACCAGGGAGAAGGGCGTGCTGAGTGCCATCTCGTTCGCGGGCATCATTTGCAGCTCGCATCTTTGGGGCTTTCTGGCGGATACACGTGGCCGGCGGGCAATCATTTTGCCAACGCTGTTTCTTGCCTTTGCCTCATCGGCTCTCTCTAGCCTAACCACAAACTTCTGGTTGATCACCGTGATGCGATTCTTGACGGGATTTTT CATTTCCGGCCCATCCGCCACTATCTACGCGTACCTGGGGGAATTTCATGGCAAGCGCAACTGCTCCCGTGCAATTATGGGGGCATCGTTTGTGTTCGGTCTCGGCTCGATCCTGCTGCCGCTGATCGCCTGGTCCATCATTAACCAGGAGTGGGAGCTTGCCATCCCGCTGCTCGGCATCGTCTACCGGCCCTGGCGATTGTTTCTGGTCGTTTGCGCACTGCCCAGCTTTGTAGCCGCCCTGGTACTGCTCGGACTGCCCGAGAGTCCGAAGTATCTGCTGGCCCGCGGACGGGAGCAGGAAACGATAGCCGTACTACGCAGCATGTACCGGTGGAACGCCGGTAGGAAGGATCCGCCGCTCGCGCTCACCGGCGTACTCCAGGAAACGGAAGCGCAACAGACAAAGGTGAGGCGTGAGGAGGCGGCCAGCGGCAAGAGCATGGTGGGTCTGCTGAAACAGATGTGGTACCAGACGGCACCACTATTTATGGGCTCGTACCTGAAGCGGACGGCGATCCTCTGTGTGCTCCAGTTCGGCATCTATCTCACCTCGAGCGGGATGTACATGTTCTTCCCGGACATACTGAACCGGATAGCCGAGCAGCAGGGCAAGGGTGTCGAGCGGACGACCGTGTGCAATGCGGTGTACGCCACCAGGTTCGACATCCAGGAGCTGGCGGGCTTGGGCGGCAATGGGACGGCCCGGTCCGACCTGTGCCACCAGAAGCTGGACATTTCCGCCTACGAGCATTCGTTCGTGCTGGAAGCGATCTATGCGCTCGGGTTCGCCGTCATCGGGCTCATCATCAATGCAGTTGGGCGACTGCCGATTCTGGTGTTTATTTTCGCGCTCTGTGGCACCTGCGGCGTGCTGATCGTGTTCATCGATCTGCCTCTGCTGGCCATCTGGTTCTATCTGATCCTGCTCACGTGCGGCTTCTGCATCAGTGTGGTGAACGCTTGCACCATTGACCTGTACCCTACGAATTTACG AGCGATGGCAGTTTGCATCTCGCTGATGTTCGGACGGCTCGGTAGCATTGTTGGCTCGAATCTGGTCGGCTTTCTGCTCGACACGCACTGTGAGCTTACGTTCTGGATCTCCGGTCTGCTGCTGGTCGGGTGCGGAGTGCTATCCTTCTTCATACCCAACATTTACAAACGGAACGTGTCGGAAGATCGGCTCAGTGTATCGTCACGATGA
- the LOC120906603 gene encoding DNA-(apurinic or apyrimidinic site) endonuclease-like isoform X2 translates to MEEKPKKRGRQPRGGAKETAVEAEKQQEQLTEPDQMPADPLKARGGSKRKAIVPEPAPAVEKAPRKPAAKRTKAADVVLESNGVEENGAKPNGEVMEKAVPAKKGRSTKKEAVPEQEASSNGTVEDVKAKGKKAPAKRETKATKASKTAEEPAAAKRGRTKASTKKEEKSEKAAPAKPKGRGKVKDKADGGDDVSERKPVEPEASSAIKSTTMTAKPALKGKKKAAEDTGPVSNAPESPPSKAVERPKRTRRAIIPRVADNREALEEAPKKVTKKKALAVVVRNGVTQRKRVKPQPPAEEMEEDEEETAPSKGMEAKAALAAAAGPKMNKSATNYGELNFALEEDKPWNFKISSWNVAALRSWVGKGGLEFLEHEKPDILCVQETRCTEDQMPDEARHIKGYHPYWLCKPGGRAGVAIYSKKMAFHVAYGLGDEEQDQDGRLLTAEYEKFYLVCVYVPNAGRKLDTLRKRLRWNEKFHQYLRDLDAKKPVILCGDMNVAHEEIDLANPKTNKKKAGFTPEEREGMTELLSYGFVDTFRKLYPDRTGAYTFWTYMRGARAKNMGWRLDYFITSERLAGKVTDNVVRSQVFGSDHCPVTLFLNI, encoded by the exons ATGGAAGAAAAGCCAAAAAAGCGTGGACGTCAACCGAGAGGTGGTGCCAAAGAGACCGCCGTTGAAGCGGAaaagcagcaggagcagcttaCGGAACCCGATCAAATGCCAGCGGATCCGTTGAAGGCTCGCGGTGGTAGCAAACGGAAAGCGATTGTTCCAGAACCGGCACCGGCGGTGGAAAAGGCACCACGGAAACCGGCAGCAAAGCGTACAAAGGCGGCCGACGTTGTTTTAGAAAGCAATGGAGTGGAggaaaatggtgcaaaacccAATGGGGAGGTGATGGAAAAGGCCGTACCGGCTAAGAAGGGTCGATCGACGAAAAAGGAAGCAGTGCCCGAGCAAGAAGCATCCAGCAATGGCACGGTGGAAGATGTCAAAGCAAAGGGGAAGAAAGCTCCTGCCAAGCGGGAAACGAAGGCGACCAAAGCTTCGAAGACAGCGGAGgagcctgctgctgctaagcGTGGACGAACCAAAGCTAGCAccaaaaaggaggaaaagtcGGAAAAGGCTGCTCCAGCGAAGCCCAAGGGACGTGGAAAAGTGAAAG ACAAGGCGGATGGCGGTGACGATGTCTCTGAAAGGAAGCCTGTAGAACCGGAAGCGTCTTCTGCTATCAAATCCACAACCATGACCGCTAAACCGGCCCTAAAGGGTAAAAAGAAAGCAGCGGAGGACACTGGCCCAG TTTCCAACGCACCCGAATCTCCCCCTTCCAAGGCTGTAGAACGGCCAAAACGGACTCGAAGGGCGATTATCCCGCGCGTGG CTGACAACAGAGAGGCTCTGGAAGAAGCTCCCAAAAAGGTAACGAAGAAAAAGGCACTTGCGGTAGTAGTTAGGAATGGAG TAACTCAACGGAAAAGGGTAAAGCCTCAACCACCTGCAGAAGAAATGGAAGAAGACGAGGAGGAAACGGCACCGTCCAAGGGAATGGAAGCGAAAGCGGcattggcagcagcagcaggcccgAAAATGAACAAATCTGCCACCAATTATGGGGAGCTAAATTTCGCCCTCGAAGAGGACAAACCGTGGAACTTCAAAATCTCCAGCTGGAACGTGGCCGCACTGCGCAGCTGGGTTGGCAAGGGCGGGCTCGAGTTTCTCGAGCACGAAAAGCCCGACATCCTGTGCGTGCAGGAAACCAGGTGCACGGAGGACCAGATGCCGGACGAGGCACGCCACATCAAGGGCTACCATCCGTACTGGCTGTGCAAGCCGGGCGGACGCGCGGGCGTTGCGATCTACTCGAAAAAGATGGCCTTCCACGTGGCGTACGGGTTGGGTGACGAGGAGCAGGACCAGGACGGGCGGCTGCTGACGGCCGAGTACGAAAAGTTCTACctggtgtgcgtgtacgtGCCGAATGCGGGCAGAAAGCTGGACACCCTGCGGAAGCGCTTGCGGTGGAACGAAAAGTTCCACCAGTATTTGCGCGATCTGGACGCTAAGAAGCCTGTCATACTGTGCGGCGATATGAACGTGGCGCACGAGGAGATCGATCTGGCCAACCCGAAAACGAACAAGAAGAAAGCCGGCTTTACGCCGGAGGAGCGCGAAGGGATGACGGAGTTGCTGTCGTACGGGTTTGTCGATACGTTCCGGAAGCTGTACCCCGACCGGACCGGTGCGTACACGTTCTGGACGTACATGCGGGGCGCTAGGGCAAAGAATATGGGCTGGCGGCTAGATTACTTCATCACGTCCGAGCGGTTGGCGGGCAAGGTGACGGATAATGTGGTCCGCTCGCAGGTGTTCGGTAGCGATCACTGTCCCGTGacgttgtttttaaatatttaa
- the LOC120906603 gene encoding recombination repair protein 1-like isoform X1 — MEEKPKKRGRQPRGGAKETAVEAEKQQEQLTEPDQMPADPLKARGGSKRKAIVPEPAPAVEKAPRKPAAKRTKAADVVLESNGVEENGAKPNGEVMEKAVPAKKGRSTKKEAVPEQEASSNGTVEDVKAKGKKAPAKRETKATKASKTAEEPAAAKRGRTKASTKKEEKSEKAAPAKPKGRGKVKDKADGGDDVSERKPVEPEASSAIKSTTMTAKPALKGKKKAAEDTGPVSNAPESPPSKAVERPKRTRRAIIPRVADNREALEEAPKKVTKKKALAVVVRNGDIPTVTQRKRVKPQPPAEEMEEDEEETAPSKGMEAKAALAAAAGPKMNKSATNYGELNFALEEDKPWNFKISSWNVAALRSWVGKGGLEFLEHEKPDILCVQETRCTEDQMPDEARHIKGYHPYWLCKPGGRAGVAIYSKKMAFHVAYGLGDEEQDQDGRLLTAEYEKFYLVCVYVPNAGRKLDTLRKRLRWNEKFHQYLRDLDAKKPVILCGDMNVAHEEIDLANPKTNKKKAGFTPEEREGMTELLSYGFVDTFRKLYPDRTGAYTFWTYMRGARAKNMGWRLDYFITSERLAGKVTDNVVRSQVFGSDHCPVTLFLNI, encoded by the exons ATGGAAGAAAAGCCAAAAAAGCGTGGACGTCAACCGAGAGGTGGTGCCAAAGAGACCGCCGTTGAAGCGGAaaagcagcaggagcagcttaCGGAACCCGATCAAATGCCAGCGGATCCGTTGAAGGCTCGCGGTGGTAGCAAACGGAAAGCGATTGTTCCAGAACCGGCACCGGCGGTGGAAAAGGCACCACGGAAACCGGCAGCAAAGCGTACAAAGGCGGCCGACGTTGTTTTAGAAAGCAATGGAGTGGAggaaaatggtgcaaaacccAATGGGGAGGTGATGGAAAAGGCCGTACCGGCTAAGAAGGGTCGATCGACGAAAAAGGAAGCAGTGCCCGAGCAAGAAGCATCCAGCAATGGCACGGTGGAAGATGTCAAAGCAAAGGGGAAGAAAGCTCCTGCCAAGCGGGAAACGAAGGCGACCAAAGCTTCGAAGACAGCGGAGgagcctgctgctgctaagcGTGGACGAACCAAAGCTAGCAccaaaaaggaggaaaagtcGGAAAAGGCTGCTCCAGCGAAGCCCAAGGGACGTGGAAAAGTGAAAG ACAAGGCGGATGGCGGTGACGATGTCTCTGAAAGGAAGCCTGTAGAACCGGAAGCGTCTTCTGCTATCAAATCCACAACCATGACCGCTAAACCGGCCCTAAAGGGTAAAAAGAAAGCAGCGGAGGACACTGGCCCAG TTTCCAACGCACCCGAATCTCCCCCTTCCAAGGCTGTAGAACGGCCAAAACGGACTCGAAGGGCGATTATCCCGCGCGTGG CTGACAACAGAGAGGCTCTGGAAGAAGCTCCCAAAAAGGTAACGAAGAAAAAGGCACTTGCGGTAGTAGTTAGGAATGGAG ACATTCCCACAGTAACTCAACGGAAAAGGGTAAAGCCTCAACCACCTGCAGAAGAAATGGAAGAAGACGAGGAGGAAACGGCACCGTCCAAGGGAATGGAAGCGAAAGCGGcattggcagcagcagcaggcccgAAAATGAACAAATCTGCCACCAATTATGGGGAGCTAAATTTCGCCCTCGAAGAGGACAAACCGTGGAACTTCAAAATCTCCAGCTGGAACGTGGCCGCACTGCGCAGCTGGGTTGGCAAGGGCGGGCTCGAGTTTCTCGAGCACGAAAAGCCCGACATCCTGTGCGTGCAGGAAACCAGGTGCACGGAGGACCAGATGCCGGACGAGGCACGCCACATCAAGGGCTACCATCCGTACTGGCTGTGCAAGCCGGGCGGACGCGCGGGCGTTGCGATCTACTCGAAAAAGATGGCCTTCCACGTGGCGTACGGGTTGGGTGACGAGGAGCAGGACCAGGACGGGCGGCTGCTGACGGCCGAGTACGAAAAGTTCTACctggtgtgcgtgtacgtGCCGAATGCGGGCAGAAAGCTGGACACCCTGCGGAAGCGCTTGCGGTGGAACGAAAAGTTCCACCAGTATTTGCGCGATCTGGACGCTAAGAAGCCTGTCATACTGTGCGGCGATATGAACGTGGCGCACGAGGAGATCGATCTGGCCAACCCGAAAACGAACAAGAAGAAAGCCGGCTTTACGCCGGAGGAGCGCGAAGGGATGACGGAGTTGCTGTCGTACGGGTTTGTCGATACGTTCCGGAAGCTGTACCCCGACCGGACCGGTGCGTACACGTTCTGGACGTACATGCGGGGCGCTAGGGCAAAGAATATGGGCTGGCGGCTAGATTACTTCATCACGTCCGAGCGGTTGGCGGGCAAGGTGACGGATAATGTGGTCCGCTCGCAGGTGTTCGGTAGCGATCACTGTCCCGTGacgttgtttttaaatatttaa
- the LOC120906603 gene encoding DNA-(apurinic or apyrimidinic site) endonuclease-like isoform X3, giving the protein MEEKPKKRGRQPRGGAKETAVEAEKQQEQLTEPDQMPADPLKARGGSKRKAIVPEPAPAVEKAPRKPAAKRTKAADVVLESNGVEENGAKPNGEVMEKAVPAKKGRSTKKEAVPEQEASSNGTVEDVKAKGKKAPAKRETKATKASKTAEEPAAAKRGRTKASTKKEEKSEKAAPAKPKGRGKVKDKADGGDDVSERKPVEPEASSAIKSTTMTAKPALKGKKKAAEDTGPADNREALEEAPKKVTKKKALAVVVRNGDIPTVTQRKRVKPQPPAEEMEEDEEETAPSKGMEAKAALAAAAGPKMNKSATNYGELNFALEEDKPWNFKISSWNVAALRSWVGKGGLEFLEHEKPDILCVQETRCTEDQMPDEARHIKGYHPYWLCKPGGRAGVAIYSKKMAFHVAYGLGDEEQDQDGRLLTAEYEKFYLVCVYVPNAGRKLDTLRKRLRWNEKFHQYLRDLDAKKPVILCGDMNVAHEEIDLANPKTNKKKAGFTPEEREGMTELLSYGFVDTFRKLYPDRTGAYTFWTYMRGARAKNMGWRLDYFITSERLAGKVTDNVVRSQVFGSDHCPVTLFLNI; this is encoded by the exons ATGGAAGAAAAGCCAAAAAAGCGTGGACGTCAACCGAGAGGTGGTGCCAAAGAGACCGCCGTTGAAGCGGAaaagcagcaggagcagcttaCGGAACCCGATCAAATGCCAGCGGATCCGTTGAAGGCTCGCGGTGGTAGCAAACGGAAAGCGATTGTTCCAGAACCGGCACCGGCGGTGGAAAAGGCACCACGGAAACCGGCAGCAAAGCGTACAAAGGCGGCCGACGTTGTTTTAGAAAGCAATGGAGTGGAggaaaatggtgcaaaacccAATGGGGAGGTGATGGAAAAGGCCGTACCGGCTAAGAAGGGTCGATCGACGAAAAAGGAAGCAGTGCCCGAGCAAGAAGCATCCAGCAATGGCACGGTGGAAGATGTCAAAGCAAAGGGGAAGAAAGCTCCTGCCAAGCGGGAAACGAAGGCGACCAAAGCTTCGAAGACAGCGGAGgagcctgctgctgctaagcGTGGACGAACCAAAGCTAGCAccaaaaaggaggaaaagtcGGAAAAGGCTGCTCCAGCGAAGCCCAAGGGACGTGGAAAAGTGAAAG ACAAGGCGGATGGCGGTGACGATGTCTCTGAAAGGAAGCCTGTAGAACCGGAAGCGTCTTCTGCTATCAAATCCACAACCATGACCGCTAAACCGGCCCTAAAGGGTAAAAAGAAAGCAGCGGAGGACACTGGCCCAG CTGACAACAGAGAGGCTCTGGAAGAAGCTCCCAAAAAGGTAACGAAGAAAAAGGCACTTGCGGTAGTAGTTAGGAATGGAG ACATTCCCACAGTAACTCAACGGAAAAGGGTAAAGCCTCAACCACCTGCAGAAGAAATGGAAGAAGACGAGGAGGAAACGGCACCGTCCAAGGGAATGGAAGCGAAAGCGGcattggcagcagcagcaggcccgAAAATGAACAAATCTGCCACCAATTATGGGGAGCTAAATTTCGCCCTCGAAGAGGACAAACCGTGGAACTTCAAAATCTCCAGCTGGAACGTGGCCGCACTGCGCAGCTGGGTTGGCAAGGGCGGGCTCGAGTTTCTCGAGCACGAAAAGCCCGACATCCTGTGCGTGCAGGAAACCAGGTGCACGGAGGACCAGATGCCGGACGAGGCACGCCACATCAAGGGCTACCATCCGTACTGGCTGTGCAAGCCGGGCGGACGCGCGGGCGTTGCGATCTACTCGAAAAAGATGGCCTTCCACGTGGCGTACGGGTTGGGTGACGAGGAGCAGGACCAGGACGGGCGGCTGCTGACGGCCGAGTACGAAAAGTTCTACctggtgtgcgtgtacgtGCCGAATGCGGGCAGAAAGCTGGACACCCTGCGGAAGCGCTTGCGGTGGAACGAAAAGTTCCACCAGTATTTGCGCGATCTGGACGCTAAGAAGCCTGTCATACTGTGCGGCGATATGAACGTGGCGCACGAGGAGATCGATCTGGCCAACCCGAAAACGAACAAGAAGAAAGCCGGCTTTACGCCGGAGGAGCGCGAAGGGATGACGGAGTTGCTGTCGTACGGGTTTGTCGATACGTTCCGGAAGCTGTACCCCGACCGGACCGGTGCGTACACGTTCTGGACGTACATGCGGGGCGCTAGGGCAAAGAATATGGGCTGGCGGCTAGATTACTTCATCACGTCCGAGCGGTTGGCGGGCAAGGTGACGGATAATGTGGTCCGCTCGCAGGTGTTCGGTAGCGATCACTGTCCCGTGacgttgtttttaaatatttaa
- the LOC120905635 gene encoding UV excision repair protein RAD23 homolog B-like produces the protein MKITLKTLKQQTFFVEVDVEQDTVRTLKEKLHAESGLAYPVDRQRLIYLGKIMEDDHLLSQYKLDDKKFIVVMSKKPPVDEPAPEQKESGDGKPADKDTAAARGEGTGEPATSASKPSTGSAVTATASSTATPSPAAAAAAAAGAPSTASDQKTAAAASPSADSSNPTNPSTDAVPEEMRVNIQRLTEMGYPEQSARLALEICANIPDRAVEYLLSEMGGGSDMSFALTAAAQLQQQQQRQGQGAGTGGAAAAQSGDANPLAFLRDNPVFEDMRRILRDDPSMLPYLMRRMQASNPDLLNIIAEYQDEFLALINEGSNASGQPAGQPMSRELESIAAAMVNSLTPSDMDAIERLKALGYPEHLVIQAYIACERDEYDAAMFLVTQTLDEEE, from the exons ATGAAGATCACACTGAAAACACTGAAGCAGCAGACGTTCTTCGTCGAGGTGGACGTGGAGCAGGACACAGTGCGGACGCTGAAGGAGAAGCTGCACGCGGAGAGCGGGCTGGCGTACCCGGTCGACCGGCAGCGGCTGATCTATCTAGGCAAGATCATGGAGGACGACCATCTGCTCAGCCAGTACAAGCTGGACGATAAGAAGTTCATCGTGGTGATGAGCAAAAAGCCCCCGGTGGACGAACCGGCGCCGGAGCAGAAGGAGTCGGGCGATGGCAAGCCGGCCGACAAAGACACAGCCGCTGCCAGGGGCGAGGGCACGGGCGAACCGGCCACCAGCGCGTCCAAACCGTCCACAGGCTCCGCCGTCACCGCCACAGCCAGCAGCACCGCCAccccatcaccagcagcagcagcagcagcagctgccggtGCCCCATCAACCGCCAGCGATCAAAAGACAGCGGCCGCCGCCAGCCCTTCGGCGGACAGCAGCAACCCGACCAACCCATCAACCGATGCCGTGCCGGAGGAGATGCGTGTCAACATTCAGAGGCTAacag AGATGGGCTACCCGGAACAGAGCGCTCGGCTTGCGCTGGAAATTTGCGCCAACATTCCGGACCGGGCCGTCGAGTACCTGCTGTCGGAGATGGGCGGCGGTAGCGACATGTCGTTCGCGCTGACAGCCGCCGCccagttgcagcagcagcagcagcgacagggACAGGGTGCTGGTACCGGTGGTGCGGCGGCGGCCCAGTCGGGCGACGCCAACCCGCTCGCCTTCCTGCGCGATAATCCCGTGTTCGAGGACATGCGTCGCATCCTGCGGGACGATCCGTCGATGCTGCCGTACCTGATGCGCCGGATGCAGGCGAGTAACCCGGACCTGCTGAACATCATAGCCGAGTATCAGGACGAGTTTCTGGCGCTGATCAACGAGGGCAGCAATGCGAGCGGCCAGCCGGCCGGCCAGCCGATGTCGCGCGAGCTGGAGAGCATTGCAGCTGCGATGGTCAACAGCCTGACGCCCTCGGACATGGACGCGATCGAGCGGCTGAAGGCGCTCGGCTACCCGGAGCATCTCGTGATCCAGGCGTACATTGCGTGCGAGCGGGACGAGTACGATGCGGCCATGTTTCTGGTGACGCAAACGCTCGACGAGGAGGAGTAG